A single window of Nicotiana tomentosiformis chromosome 1, ASM39032v3, whole genome shotgun sequence DNA harbors:
- the LOC104116153 gene encoding gibberellin 20 oxidase 1-D-like, producing the protein MISSSYANATMHDETQNEETTSLVFDALFLQNNSNIPQQFIWPEGEKPCPEPPLSLHVPPIDLNDYLSGDPLAVSNATRLVNQACRKHGFFLVVNHGIDSKLINEAHKNMDFFFGKPLVEKERAKRKLGDYCGYASSFTSRFSCNLPWKETLSFRYSAEVPSSDHIVQSYILNVMGQEYTHFGNVYQKYCEEMSKLSLKVMELLGESLGVGRAYFREFFEGNDSIMRLNYYPPCQKPDLTLGTGPHCDPTSLTILHQDNVGGLEVFVDEKWHSIPPNTNAFVVNIGDTFMVMSNGTYKSCLHRAIVNCRKPRKSLAFFLCPKKDKIVSPPKELITRNLPRKFPDFTWPVFLEFTQKHYRADKKTLDAFVHWLLHKGY; encoded by the exons ATGATTTCTTCATCATATGCAAATGCAACAATGCATGATGAAACACAAAACGAAGAAACAACATCTCTTGTTTTTGATGCACTTTTCCTTCAAAACAATTCAAACATTCCTCAGCAATTCATATGGCCGGAAGGCGAAAAGCCATGCCCTGAGCCACCACTTTCACTACATGTCCCTCCAATTGACTTGAATGACTACCTCTCCGGCGACCCCCTCGCCGTCTCCAACGCCACTCGCCTTGTCAATCAGGCATGTCGAAAGCATGGTTTCTTCCTCGTCGTTAACCATGGTATAGATTCGAAGCTCATAAATGAAGCTCATAAAAATATGGATTTTTTCTTTGGAAAACCTCTTGTGGAGAAGGAAAGAGCCAAGAGAAAGCTTGGTGATTATTGTGGTTATGCTAGTAGCTTTACTAGTAGGTTCTCTTGCAATCTTCCTTGGAAAGAAACACTTTCTTTTCGATATTCTGCTGAGGTTCCCTCTTCAGATCATATAGTCCAAAGCTACATCTTGAATGTCATGGGCCAAGAGTACACTCATTTTGG GAATGTGTACCAAAAATACTGTGAAGAAATGAGCAAGCTTTCCCTTAAAGTAATGGAGCTTTTAGGAGAAAGCCTAGGAGTGGGAAGAGCATATTTCAGAGAATTTTTTGAAGGGAATGATTCAATAATGAGATTGAACTATTACCCTCCTTGCCAAAAGCCTGATTTGACTCTAGGGACAGGACCTCACTGTGATCCTACATCCTTAACCATCCTTCATCAAGATAATGTTGGTGGCCTTGAAGTCTTTGTGGATGAAAAATGGCACTCCATTCCTCCCAATACTAACGCTTTTGTGGTCAACATTGGTGATACATTCATG GTAATGTCAAATGGGACATACAAGAGTTGCTTGCACAGAGCAATAGTAAACTGTAGAAAACCAAGGAAGTCTTTGGCATTTTTCCTATGTCCAAAGAAGGACAAGATAGTAAGCCCACCAAAAGAGTTGATTACGAGGAATCTACCAAGGAAGTTCCCTGATTTCACATGGCCGGTTTTTCTTGAATTCACTCAGAAACATTACAGAGCTGACAAAAAAACTCTTGATGCTTTTGTGCATTGGCTTCTTCACAAAGGCTACTAG